The Canis aureus isolate CA01 chromosome X, VMU_Caureus_v.1.0, whole genome shotgun sequence region GACTTGAGCAGCACGTAGTGGCTGTACATGTCCCGGGAGGGCGCGAAAAAGCCGCCGTTGGcgctgcccgggccgggggccgggggcgtgCGCTCCTCCAGGCAGCCGCCACTGCCGCCCACCTCCACGCCCACGTCGTTGTCCAGCCCGGGCTCGGCCAGGGGCACGTCGCGCAGCAGGCTGGGCACCATCACCGTCTGGTCCATGTTGTTCACCGCGCCGATGAAGCGGTTCATGGCGTTAAAGAGCGAGTGCTTCTGGTTGTAGGTGTCGCAGATCTGCATCATGGTGGCCGCGCGGGCGCCGGG contains the following coding sequences:
- the MID1IP1 gene encoding mid1-interacting protein 1, which produces MMQICDTYNQKHSLFNAMNRFIGAVNNMDQTVMVPSLLRDVPLAEPGLDNDVGVEVGGSGGCLEERTPPAPGPGSANGGFFAPSRDMYSHYVLLKSIRNDIEWGVLHQPPPPPGSEEGNAWKSKDILVDLSHLEGAEAGEEDLEQQFHYHLRGLHTVLSKLTRKANILTNRYKQEIGFSNWGQ